In Nocardia yunnanensis, one DNA window encodes the following:
- a CDS encoding HpcH/HpaI aldolase/citrate lyase family protein: MSWEMPGPAWLFCPADRPERYAKALDAADVVIIDLEDGVAEADKAAAREALIAHPLDPERTVIRVNAAGTLEHMLDLDALVRTEYRRIMLPKCESAEQITRLTDYEVIALVESPLGALAVGRAVMVRNAIGVMWGAEDLVAALGGNSSRHADGGYRDVARHVRSQSLLAAKAYGKFALDSVYLDIKDLDGLAAESQDAVAIGFDAKVAIHPSQVPVIRTAYAPAATEVDWARRVLAEAPNHRGVFTFEGRMVDMPVIRHAERIVQRAVTAGSAGFAS, from the coding sequence ATGAGCTGGGAAATGCCCGGTCCCGCTTGGCTTTTCTGCCCCGCCGACCGCCCGGAGCGCTACGCCAAGGCACTCGACGCGGCCGACGTGGTCATCATCGACCTCGAGGACGGCGTCGCGGAGGCCGACAAGGCGGCCGCCCGCGAGGCGCTGATCGCCCACCCGCTCGATCCCGAACGCACGGTGATCCGGGTGAACGCGGCCGGCACGCTCGAGCACATGCTCGACCTGGACGCGCTGGTGCGCACCGAGTATCGGCGCATCATGCTGCCCAAATGCGAATCGGCCGAACAGATCACGCGCCTGACCGACTACGAGGTGATCGCGCTCGTCGAGTCGCCGCTGGGCGCGCTGGCGGTCGGCCGGGCGGTCATGGTGCGCAATGCCATCGGCGTCATGTGGGGCGCGGAGGACCTGGTGGCCGCGCTCGGCGGCAACTCCTCGCGGCACGCCGACGGCGGCTACCGCGATGTGGCACGGCACGTGCGCTCGCAATCGCTGCTGGCCGCCAAGGCGTACGGGAAGTTCGCGCTGGACTCGGTGTACCTCGACATCAAGGATCTCGACGGGCTGGCCGCGGAGTCGCAGGACGCGGTCGCCATCGGCTTCGACGCCAAGGTGGCCATCCATCCCAGCCAGGTGCCGGTGATCCGCACCGCCTACGCGCCCGCGGCCACCGAAGTCGACTGGGCGCGCCGGGTATTGGCGGAGGCCCCGAACCATCGGGGTGTCTTCACCTTCGAGGGACGGATGGTGGACATGCCGGTCATCCGGCATGCCGAGCGAATCGTGCAGCGGGCGGTCACCGCCGGCAGCGCGGGATTCGCGTCGTAG
- the add gene encoding adenosine deaminase: MSIPFATLPKVSLHCHLTGSVLPGTVLELARKHGVPAPDGRGAHDLYDIDSHEDLDEFLRVYDLVGRVMRDADDFRRTTYESLTTLGAEHGVLYREIFVSPPSHPGVAYRTILDGVRAGMREAKADTGIDSRIIMAINREDTPAAAFDLVEQVIAHRCDEVVGIGLDYAEIHGPPGLFHEAFARAGRAGLRRTAHSESGPPGNLAILLDVLGCTRVDHGYHVVDDPDMTARCLDAGIVFTCTPVSSDIGRYSGSGNGKHEKIAAMVEAGLRVTIDSDDPPMFGTDPTNDFRILHEALGYDTEQLLAFTRTAVDGCWLDESDKAALRSAVADRMSVGTG; this comes from the coding sequence ATGAGCATCCCGTTCGCGACGCTGCCGAAGGTCAGCCTGCACTGTCACCTCACCGGTTCCGTCCTGCCGGGCACGGTGCTGGAGCTGGCGCGCAAACACGGCGTTCCGGCGCCGGACGGCCGGGGCGCGCACGACCTCTACGACATCGACAGCCACGAGGACCTCGACGAGTTCCTGCGCGTCTACGACCTGGTCGGCCGGGTGATGCGCGACGCCGACGACTTCCGGCGCACCACCTACGAATCGCTGACGACGCTGGGCGCGGAGCATGGCGTGCTGTACCGGGAGATCTTCGTCAGCCCGCCGTCGCATCCGGGCGTCGCCTATCGGACAATCCTGGACGGCGTGCGAGCGGGCATGCGGGAAGCCAAGGCGGACACCGGAATCGACAGCCGGATCATCATGGCGATCAACCGTGAGGACACGCCCGCCGCGGCCTTCGACCTGGTGGAGCAGGTGATCGCGCACCGGTGCGACGAGGTGGTCGGCATCGGGCTGGACTATGCCGAGATCCACGGCCCGCCCGGGCTTTTCCACGAGGCGTTCGCCCGCGCGGGCCGGGCGGGGTTGCGGCGCACCGCGCATTCGGAATCCGGGCCGCCGGGCAATCTCGCGATTCTGCTCGATGTGCTCGGTTGCACGCGCGTCGATCACGGCTATCACGTGGTGGACGACCCCGATATGACAGCCCGCTGCCTGGACGCTGGAATCGTATTCACCTGCACGCCGGTCAGTTCCGATATCGGCCGCTACTCCGGGTCGGGCAATGGCAAACACGAGAAGATCGCGGCCATGGTCGAGGCCGGTTTACGGGTGACCATCGACTCCGACGATCCGCCGATGTTCGGCACCGACCCCACCAACGATTTCCGTATCCTGCACGAGGCGCTCGGTTATGACACCGAACAATTACTGGCCTTCACCCGTACGGCGGTGGACGGGTGCTGGCTCGACGAATCCGACAAGGCCGCATTGCGAAGTGCGGTCGCCGACCGGATGTCAGTGGGTACCGGGTAG
- a CDS encoding TetR/AcrR family transcriptional regulator yields the protein MARTKEFDPDTVLRRALELFWEHGYEATSMADLVEHLGIAKASLYGTFGGKRELFLRALQRYLEITDPVIMAELSQPGPVLPAVRGLVARFISEASSPDSYLGCMVVNSAVEMARKDEAVARLVESSWAHLETTLTAALLRARAQGELSPESDPRALARFVLVFFQGVRVLERTPGSAARLRDASKIVVSMLA from the coding sequence ATGGCCAGGACCAAGGAGTTCGATCCCGACACCGTGCTGCGGCGCGCTCTCGAATTGTTCTGGGAGCACGGCTACGAGGCGACATCGATGGCGGATCTGGTTGAGCACCTTGGGATTGCCAAGGCGAGCCTCTACGGCACCTTCGGCGGTAAGCGAGAGCTGTTCCTGCGGGCGCTGCAGCGGTACCTGGAGATCACCGATCCGGTGATCATGGCGGAGCTGTCGCAACCCGGTCCGGTGCTGCCCGCGGTCCGCGGGCTGGTGGCACGGTTCATCAGCGAAGCCTCAAGTCCTGATTCGTATCTGGGGTGCATGGTGGTGAACAGCGCTGTCGAGATGGCGCGCAAGGACGAGGCGGTGGCGCGGCTGGTGGAGTCCAGCTGGGCACATCTCGAGACGACGCTCACCGCGGCCCTGCTACGCGCCCGCGCGCAAGGCGAATTGTCCCCGGAATCCGATCCGCGCGCACTTGCCCGGTTTGTACTGGTCTTCTTCCAGGGCGTGCGCGTCCTCGAACGCACGCCGGGTTCCGCTGCGCGCCTGCGGGATGCGTCGAAGATCGTCGTATCCATGCTCGCCTGA
- a CDS encoding acetoacetate--CoA ligase encodes MQPQWVPGDADIAEAQVTSFALFAEQRTGLKLPDYQALWRWSVDDLPGFWGAIWDYFDLGERSGDVLGSTEMPGAQWFPGTTLNYVDQVIRQVRDDRPAILSADETGEITEISWATLIATAAAFARTLREQGVEAGDRVAGYLPNIAEAVIAFLATASLGAVWSACGQDYSAQAALDRLGQLEPTVLVAADGYRFGGKVHDKTADIAALRAGLPSLRATVVVPRIGAIVPDALTWQTVDPGDEDLDLPTAAVDFAHPIWVLYSSGTTGKPKGIVHGHGGVLLEHLKAVALQSDIGESDTFFWYTSPSWMMWNFQVAGLLVGATIVCYDGSPSAPATDALWQLASRTGTTVLGTSPGYVLACAKAGSVPRADHDLSALRLVGITGSALPPSSSLWLRDNVGVPVASISGGTDVVSAFIGGVRTRPVWPGELSAPYLGVALDAWDEQGKPVRGEVGELVITEPMPSMPVAFWNDPDGSRYRDAYFEMFPGVWRHGDWITLTEHGSVIVHGRSDSTLNRQGIRMGSADIYQAVEALPEIAEALVIGVELPEGAYWMPLFVTLAPDVTLTGELKQRINATIRTEVSPKHVPDEIIEAPGIPHTRTGKKLEVPIKKLFQGADLATVVAPTAVDNPALLDWYAAQKP; translated from the coding sequence GTGCAACCACAGTGGGTGCCCGGCGACGCCGATATCGCCGAGGCGCAGGTGACCAGCTTCGCGCTGTTCGCAGAACAGCGCACGGGGCTGAAACTGCCCGACTACCAGGCGCTGTGGCGATGGTCGGTGGACGACCTGCCGGGCTTCTGGGGCGCGATCTGGGACTATTTCGACCTCGGCGAGCGCTCCGGCGACGTCCTGGGCTCCACCGAAATGCCGGGCGCGCAATGGTTTCCGGGTACCACGCTGAACTATGTCGACCAGGTGATCCGGCAGGTCCGCGACGACCGGCCCGCCATCCTGTCCGCCGACGAGACCGGCGAGATCACCGAAATCTCTTGGGCCACACTGATCGCCACCGCCGCGGCCTTCGCCCGCACACTGCGTGAACAAGGCGTCGAAGCGGGGGACCGGGTCGCCGGCTATCTGCCCAATATCGCCGAGGCGGTCATCGCCTTCCTCGCCACGGCGTCGCTGGGCGCGGTCTGGAGTGCCTGCGGGCAGGACTATTCCGCACAGGCGGCGCTGGACCGGTTGGGGCAGCTGGAACCCACGGTGCTGGTCGCCGCCGACGGCTACCGGTTCGGCGGGAAGGTGCACGACAAGACCGCGGACATCGCGGCACTGCGGGCTGGGCTGCCCTCGCTGCGGGCGACCGTCGTCGTCCCCCGGATCGGCGCGATCGTGCCGGACGCGCTGACGTGGCAGACGGTCGACCCCGGCGACGAGGATCTCGACCTGCCCACCGCGGCAGTCGATTTCGCGCATCCGATCTGGGTGCTCTACTCCTCGGGCACCACCGGCAAGCCCAAGGGCATTGTGCACGGGCACGGCGGCGTCCTGCTCGAGCATCTCAAAGCCGTTGCTCTCCAATCGGATATCGGCGAGTCCGACACCTTCTTCTGGTACACCAGCCCGAGCTGGATGATGTGGAACTTCCAGGTCGCCGGTCTGCTGGTGGGCGCGACCATCGTCTGCTACGACGGCAGCCCGTCCGCGCCGGCCACGGATGCGCTGTGGCAGTTGGCATCCCGGACCGGCACCACCGTGCTGGGCACCAGTCCCGGCTATGTGCTGGCCTGCGCCAAGGCCGGATCCGTGCCGCGCGCCGACCACGATCTGTCCGCACTGCGGCTGGTCGGGATCACCGGCTCCGCGCTGCCGCCGTCGTCGTCGCTGTGGCTGCGCGACAATGTCGGCGTGCCGGTCGCCTCGATCAGCGGCGGCACCGATGTGGTGTCGGCCTTCATCGGCGGCGTGCGCACCCGGCCGGTATGGCCCGGCGAGTTGTCCGCCCCGTATCTCGGTGTGGCGCTGGATGCTTGGGACGAGCAGGGCAAACCCGTGCGCGGCGAGGTCGGTGAACTCGTCATCACCGAGCCCATGCCGTCCATGCCGGTGGCGTTCTGGAACGATCCGGACGGATCCCGTTACCGTGACGCGTATTTCGAGATGTTCCCCGGCGTGTGGCGGCACGGCGACTGGATCACCCTCACCGAGCACGGCAGCGTCATCGTGCACGGCCGCTCCGATTCCACCCTCAACCGCCAGGGCATTCGCATGGGCAGCGCGGACATCTACCAGGCCGTCGAGGCGTTGCCGGAGATCGCCGAGGCGCTGGTCATCGGCGTCGAATTGCCCGAAGGGGCGTACTGGATGCCGCTTTTCGTCACCCTGGCCCCGGACGTCACGCTCACCGGCGAACTGAAGCAGCGGATCAACGCCACCATTCGCACCGAGGTCTCGCCGAAGCACGTCCCCGACGAGATCATCGAGGCCCCGGGCATTCCGCACACCCGCACGGGCAAGAAGCTGGAAGTGCCGATCAAGAAACTGTTCCAGGGCGCGGACCTCGCCACCGTGGTGGCGCCCACCGCCGTGGACAACCCCGCACTGCTGGACTGGTACGCCGCCCAGAAACCGTAG
- a CDS encoding DUF4254 domain-containing protein, whose product MRDTLPSKNQVLQACRGSDAPRHPLLRAAHDLTALHERVLAAEPDELAQLDTLRTNLVQQIDRWVTGQLPPSHGAARVHTETLGAVIDRLARLTAAAYAALARESGRELTVAWEHLAELAVGYEDLASEVTTGRRRLPGTH is encoded by the coding sequence ATGAGGGACACACTGCCTTCCAAGAATCAGGTCCTTCAGGCGTGCCGGGGGTCCGATGCGCCCAGGCATCCACTACTACGCGCGGCACACGATCTGACCGCTCTACACGAGCGGGTGCTGGCCGCCGAGCCGGACGAACTCGCCCAACTCGACACGCTCCGAACGAATTTGGTGCAGCAGATCGACCGCTGGGTCACCGGGCAGCTGCCGCCATCACACGGCGCGGCCCGCGTGCACACCGAGACCCTCGGCGCCGTCATCGACCGGCTGGCCCGCCTCACCGCGGCGGCCTATGCCGCGCTCGCCCGCGAATCCGGCCGGGAACTCACCGTTGCCTGGGAGCACCTGGCCGAATTGGCGGTCGGCTACGAGGATTTGGCGTCGGAAGTGACGACCGGTCGCCGCCGGCTACCCGGTACCCACTGA
- a CDS encoding SDR family NAD(P)-dependent oxidoreductase — MSTRFDEKVVLITGGAGAIAGATAQAFADRGATVVLAGRDADALARAAAGIRTDGGKADWVRADVTAADQVEAMIGEVVRRHGGLHVAFNNAGILGTPAPVGDLPDSDWQRVLDVNLTGVFLSMKHEIAHMRAQGGGAIVNMASNIGAHGRRPGSAAYAASKAAVSALTQTAARDHIGDGIRINAVSPGATDTPMSFRPGETRDDRDARVASAIPLGRVGDPAEIAAAVVWLASPESSFVIGHDLVIDGGATA; from the coding sequence ATGAGCACCCGTTTCGACGAAAAAGTTGTGCTGATCACCGGCGGCGCGGGCGCCATCGCGGGCGCGACCGCGCAGGCCTTCGCCGACCGCGGCGCCACCGTGGTGCTCGCCGGCCGTGATGCCGACGCACTGGCCCGCGCGGCCGCCGGCATCCGGACCGACGGCGGCAAGGCCGACTGGGTGCGCGCCGACGTCACCGCCGCCGACCAGGTGGAAGCCATGATCGGCGAGGTCGTGCGCCGCCACGGCGGCCTGCACGTGGCATTCAACAATGCCGGAATCCTCGGCACCCCGGCCCCGGTCGGGGACCTGCCCGACAGCGACTGGCAGCGCGTTCTCGACGTGAACCTGACCGGCGTCTTCCTGTCCATGAAGCACGAAATCGCCCATATGCGCGCCCAGGGCGGCGGTGCGATCGTGAATATGGCCTCGAATATCGGCGCGCACGGTCGCCGCCCGGGATCGGCCGCGTATGCCGCGTCCAAAGCGGCCGTCAGCGCCTTGACGCAGACCGCCGCCCGCGACCATATCGGCGACGGTATTCGCATCAATGCCGTCAGCCCGGGCGCGACGGATACCCCGATGTCTTTCCGCCCCGGCGAAACTCGCGATGACCGCGACGCCCGTGTGGCCTCCGCGATTCCGCTCGGCCGGGTCGGCGATCCGGCGGAGATCGCGGCCGCCGTGGTGTGGCTCGCCTCGCCGGAATCGAGTTTCGTCATCGGGCACGATCTCGTCATCGACGGCGGCGCCACCGCCTGA
- a CDS encoding acyl-CoA dehydrogenase family protein, with protein sequence MTEFLSTGTLPDEYRDLALTVRDFANQVVAPVAAEHDAEHSFPYEVVAGMADMGLFGLPFPEEFGGMGGDYFALCLALEELGKVDQSVAITLEAGVSLGAMPIYRFGNDKQKAEWLPLLASGRALGAFGLTEPGAGSDAGGTRTTAVLDGDTWIINGSKQFITNSGTDITRLVTVTAVTGGVDGKKEISTIIVPTETPGFRAEPAYNKVGWNASDTHPLSFDDVRVPAENLLGERGRGYANFLRILDEGRIAIAALSVGAAQGCVDESVRYAKEREAFGRAIGSNQAIAFKIARMEARAHMARTAYYDAAALMLSGKPFKKQAAIAKLVASEAAMDNARDATQIFGGYGFMNEYAVARHYRDSKILEIGEGTTEVQLMLIGRELGL encoded by the coding sequence ATGACCGAATTCCTGTCCACCGGAACCCTGCCCGACGAATACCGCGACCTCGCGCTCACCGTCCGCGACTTCGCCAACCAGGTGGTCGCCCCGGTCGCCGCCGAGCACGACGCCGAGCACAGCTTCCCCTACGAGGTGGTGGCGGGCATGGCCGATATGGGCCTGTTCGGCCTGCCGTTCCCGGAGGAGTTCGGCGGCATGGGCGGCGATTACTTCGCGCTGTGCCTGGCGCTCGAGGAACTCGGCAAGGTCGACCAGAGCGTGGCCATCACCCTGGAAGCCGGTGTCTCGCTGGGCGCCATGCCCATCTACCGCTTCGGCAACGACAAGCAGAAGGCGGAGTGGCTGCCGCTGCTGGCGTCGGGTCGCGCGCTGGGCGCGTTCGGCCTCACCGAGCCCGGTGCGGGCAGCGACGCGGGCGGCACCCGCACCACCGCGGTGCTCGACGGCGACACCTGGATCATCAACGGTTCCAAGCAGTTCATCACCAACTCGGGCACCGACATCACCCGCCTGGTGACGGTGACCGCGGTGACCGGCGGCGTGGACGGCAAGAAGGAGATCTCCACGATCATCGTGCCGACCGAAACGCCCGGATTCCGAGCCGAACCCGCGTACAACAAGGTCGGCTGGAACGCCTCCGACACCCACCCGCTGTCCTTCGACGACGTCCGGGTGCCCGCGGAGAACCTGCTCGGCGAACGCGGCCGCGGCTACGCCAACTTCCTGCGCATTCTCGACGAGGGCCGCATCGCCATCGCGGCCCTGTCGGTCGGCGCGGCCCAGGGCTGTGTGGACGAGAGCGTGCGCTACGCCAAGGAGCGCGAGGCGTTCGGCCGCGCCATCGGCAGCAATCAGGCCATCGCCTTCAAGATCGCCCGCATGGAGGCGCGCGCCCACATGGCCCGAACCGCCTACTACGACGCGGCCGCGCTCATGCTGTCGGGCAAACCGTTCAAGAAGCAGGCCGCCATCGCCAAACTGGTCGCCAGCGAGGCCGCCATGGACAATGCCCGCGACGCCACGCAGATCTTCGGCGGCTACGGCTTCATGAACGAATATGCTGTGGCCCGGCACTATCGCGACAGCAAGATCCTGGAAATCGGTGAGGGCACCACGGAGGTGCAGTTGATGCTGATCGGGCGGGAGCTCGGCCTGTGA
- a CDS encoding MaoC family dehydratase produces MTQKRVVQRGLWFDEFEVGVLYEHRPGRTITEADNVLFTTLTMNTQALHLDAAFADALPPFHQRLVNSMFTLSTLVGLSVAQLTQGTIVANLGFSEIAFPKPLFHGDTLYAETEVTDLRESKSRPGEGIVTFAHTGRNQHGDIVATAARKTLVRKKPE; encoded by the coding sequence GTGACCCAGAAACGGGTGGTCCAGCGCGGCTTGTGGTTCGACGAATTCGAGGTCGGTGTGCTCTACGAGCACCGGCCCGGCCGCACCATCACCGAGGCCGACAATGTGCTGTTCACGACGCTGACCATGAACACCCAGGCGCTGCACCTGGACGCGGCGTTCGCCGACGCCCTGCCGCCGTTTCATCAGCGGCTGGTGAACTCCATGTTCACGCTGTCCACCCTGGTCGGCCTGTCGGTCGCGCAGCTCACCCAGGGCACCATCGTCGCGAATCTGGGCTTCTCCGAAATCGCCTTCCCCAAACCGCTTTTCCACGGCGATACCCTGTACGCCGAAACCGAGGTCACCGACCTGCGAGAATCCAAGAGCCGCCCGGGCGAGGGCATCGTGACCTTCGCGCACACCGGGCGCAATCAGCACGGTGACATCGTCGCCACCGCCGCCCGCAAAACTCTGGTGAGGAAGAAACCCGAATGA
- a CDS encoding acetyl/propionyl/methylcrotonyl-CoA carboxylase subunit alpha, producing the protein MTRPAFGKAQPVAFDTILVANRGEIAVRVIRTLRAMGIRSVAVYSDADADARHVREADTAVRLGPAAARDSYLNIDKVVAAAVRSGAQAVHPGYGFLSENSAFAAALEAAGIAFLGPSARAIEVMGDKITAKNAVAEYGVPVVPGIARPGLTDAELIEAATEVGYPVLVKPSAGGGGKGMRRVEDPADLPAALVSARREAAAAFGDDTLFLERFVTRPRHIEVQILADQFGHVLHLGERECSLQRRHQKVIEEAPSPLLDAHTRARIGAAACNTARSVDYVGAGTVEFIVSADRPDEFFFMEMNTRLQVEHPVTELVTGVDLVECQVRVAAGQKLAVAQEDIRLTGHAIEARVYAEDPGRDFLPTGGEVLALSEPEGPGVRVDSGLRAGTVVGSDYDPMLSKVIAYAPDRATAIARLDAALRDTQILGVRTNTDFARFLLADPDVRAGQLDTGLLDRRSVDFRPAEVTDEQFIAAAARIWLDRWSAAPADPWQQPTGWRVGEHVPVGIRLRSVDSRFGGDRTAHVYLAGTPQAATVWLEDGEKRALTAESEGETLVLALDGLRTRFRVATGPGQIWVADRTGTAQLRAVAEADLRAGDAHVGDAEIVSPMPGSVIATPAADGDLVAAGAPIVIVEAMKMEHTLTAPVAGRVELLVGPGTQVTLEQPLARIVAQDTPAEENTPS; encoded by the coding sequence ATGACCAGGCCCGCCTTCGGCAAAGCTCAACCCGTCGCATTCGACACGATCCTCGTCGCCAACCGCGGCGAGATCGCGGTACGAGTCATCCGTACGTTGCGCGCCATGGGAATTCGCTCGGTAGCCGTCTACAGCGACGCCGATGCCGATGCCCGCCACGTGCGCGAGGCCGACACCGCCGTCCGGCTGGGCCCCGCCGCCGCCCGCGACTCGTACCTGAACATCGACAAGGTGGTGGCCGCCGCCGTGCGCTCGGGCGCACAGGCCGTGCACCCGGGATACGGCTTCCTGTCGGAGAATTCGGCCTTCGCCGCCGCCCTCGAAGCCGCCGGTATCGCCTTCCTCGGCCCGTCCGCGCGCGCCATCGAAGTCATGGGCGACAAGATCACCGCCAAGAACGCGGTCGCCGAGTACGGCGTCCCGGTGGTCCCCGGCATCGCCCGTCCCGGTCTCACCGACGCCGAATTGATCGAGGCCGCAACCGAAGTCGGCTACCCGGTCCTGGTCAAGCCCTCGGCCGGCGGCGGCGGCAAGGGCATGCGCCGCGTCGAGGACCCGGCCGATCTGCCCGCCGCCCTGGTCAGCGCCCGCCGCGAGGCCGCCGCCGCGTTCGGCGACGACACCCTGTTCCTGGAACGCTTCGTCACCCGCCCCCGCCACATCGAGGTGCAGATCCTGGCCGACCAGTTCGGCCACGTCCTGCACCTGGGCGAACGCGAATGCAGCCTGCAACGCCGCCACCAGAAGGTGATCGAGGAGGCCCCGTCGCCGCTGCTGGACGCCCACACCCGGGCCCGCATCGGCGCGGCCGCCTGCAATACCGCGCGCAGTGTCGACTACGTGGGCGCGGGCACCGTCGAGTTCATCGTGTCCGCCGACCGCCCCGACGAGTTCTTCTTCATGGAGATGAACACCCGCCTCCAGGTGGAACACCCGGTGACCGAACTGGTCACCGGCGTGGACCTGGTGGAGTGTCAGGTGCGCGTCGCCGCCGGTCAGAAACTGGCGGTCGCGCAGGAGGACATTCGCCTCACCGGCCACGCCATCGAGGCGCGCGTCTACGCCGAGGACCCGGGCCGCGACTTCCTGCCCACCGGCGGCGAAGTGCTGGCGCTGTCGGAGCCGGAAGGCCCTGGCGTGCGGGTGGATTCGGGGCTGCGGGCGGGCACCGTCGTCGGTTCCGACTACGACCCGATGCTTTCCAAGGTGATCGCCTACGCCCCCGACCGCGCCACCGCGATCGCCAGACTCGATGCGGCCCTGCGGGATACGCAGATCCTCGGCGTCCGCACCAACACTGATTTCGCGCGCTTCCTGCTCGCCGATCCGGATGTGCGGGCGGGACAACTGGATACGGGCCTGCTCGACCGCCGCTCCGTGGACTTCCGCCCCGCCGAGGTCACCGACGAGCAGTTCATCGCCGCCGCCGCGCGCATCTGGCTGGACCGCTGGTCCGCCGCGCCCGCCGACCCCTGGCAGCAGCCCACCGGCTGGCGTGTGGGCGAGCACGTGCCCGTCGGCATCCGCCTCCGCTCCGTAGACTCGCGCTTCGGCGGCGACCGCACCGCCCACGTGTACCTCGCGGGCACCCCGCAAGCAGCCACCGTCTGGCTCGAGGACGGCGAAAAGCGGGCCCTGACCGCCGAATCCGAGGGCGAGACCCTCGTCCTCGCCCTCGACGGCCTGCGCACCCGCTTCCGCGTCGCCACCGGCCCCGGCCAGATCTGGGTGGCCGACCGCACCGGCACCGCCCAGCTGCGCGCAGTCGCCGAGGCCGACCTCCGCGCCGGTGACGCACACGTCGGCGACGCCGAAATCGTCAGTCCCATGCCGGGTTCCGTCATCGCCACCCCCGCCGCCGACGGCGATCTCGTCGCCGCGGGCGCGCCGATCGTGATCGTCGAGGCCATGAAAATGGAACACACCCTCACCGCCCCCGTCGCCGGCCGCGTCGAACTGCTGGTCGGCCCCGGCACGCAGGTGACACTCGAACAGCCGCTGGCCCGCATCGTCGCCCAGGACACCCCCGCCGAGGAGAACACCCCGTCATGA
- a CDS encoding isopenicillin N synthase family dioxygenase yields the protein MTFEVPIIDLTAFVTDGEPDARAATARAIDAAASTVGFMQIVGHGVPQPILDDFAAAQDGFFGLDLEVKKRYRVPPPINRGYSPPKSESLSLSLGVEQASRMNDFFEAFNIGVAASAHPRLELSIIDYAENVWPQEVPDFRPAVSAYFAEAGRVARTLATAFAQALELPAGYFDPFIDHSQDVLRMNNYALPPGTVDLDGELTGMGEHTDYGILTVLWADQVAGLQVLGADGGWHDVAPADGALLVNLGDLMARWTNERWLSTLHRVKPPVVNGTIARRRSAAYFCDGNADAVISTLPSCIGEGSKYEPVSVAEHLRVKLAGSRYLQPNTNAPREAARVLAAQRGERG from the coding sequence ATGACATTCGAAGTTCCGATCATCGACCTCACCGCCTTCGTCACCGACGGCGAGCCGGACGCCCGCGCCGCCACGGCCCGCGCCATCGACGCGGCCGCCTCGACCGTAGGGTTCATGCAGATCGTGGGACACGGTGTCCCGCAGCCGATTCTGGACGACTTCGCCGCGGCGCAGGACGGATTCTTCGGTCTCGACCTCGAGGTGAAGAAGCGATACCGGGTGCCGCCGCCGATCAATCGGGGCTACTCGCCGCCCAAGAGCGAGAGCCTGAGCTTGAGCTTGGGAGTCGAGCAGGCGTCGCGGATGAACGACTTCTTCGAGGCGTTCAATATCGGCGTCGCGGCGTCGGCGCATCCCAGGCTGGAACTGTCGATCATCGATTACGCCGAAAACGTCTGGCCGCAGGAGGTTCCGGACTTCCGGCCTGCCGTCTCGGCCTATTTCGCCGAAGCCGGACGCGTCGCACGGACTCTGGCGACCGCCTTCGCGCAGGCGCTGGAGCTGCCGGCCGGATACTTCGACCCGTTCATCGACCATTCGCAGGATGTCCTGCGCATGAACAACTACGCGCTGCCGCCGGGCACGGTGGACCTCGACGGCGAACTCACCGGCATGGGCGAGCACACCGACTACGGCATCCTCACCGTGCTGTGGGCCGATCAGGTCGCCGGATTGCAGGTGCTCGGGGCGGACGGCGGCTGGCACGATGTCGCGCCCGCGGACGGCGCGCTGCTGGTCAATCTCGGAGATCTCATGGCGCGCTGGACCAATGAACGCTGGCTGTCCACGCTGCACCGCGTGAAACCGCCGGTGGTCAACGGCACCATCGCGCGGCGGCGCAGTGCGGCCTACTTCTGCGACGGCAATGCCGATGCCGTCATCTCCACGCTGCCGTCCTGCATCGGCGAGGGCAGCAAGTACGAGCCGGTGAGCGTGGCCGAACATCTGCGGGTCAAACTCGCCGGTTCGCGCTACCTGCAACCGAATACGAACGCGCCCCGCGAGGCGGCGCGGGTGCTGGCGGCACAGCGGGGAGAGCGCGGATGA
- a CDS encoding cupin domain-containing protein, with translation MSCALHMRPHSPLEVIEYVVEPGQFIGGWFESKGVTGVYVVSGELEVELVGVGRIRLGPRDFVDYPSTIRDRWHLVDDRPAHVLLVIAQPQ, from the coding sequence ATGTCATGCGCGCTGCACATGCGGCCGCACAGTCCGCTCGAGGTCATCGAGTACGTGGTGGAGCCGGGCCAGTTCATAGGCGGCTGGTTCGAATCCAAGGGCGTGACGGGGGTGTACGTGGTGTCCGGCGAACTCGAGGTCGAGCTGGTCGGCGTCGGCCGAATCCGTTTGGGGCCCCGCGATTTCGTCGACTATCCCTCGACCATCCGGGACCGCTGGCATCTGGTCGACGACCGGCCGGCCCATGTGCTGCTGGTCATCGCGCAACCGCAGTGA